The Candidatus Alcyoniella australis genome includes a region encoding these proteins:
- a CDS encoding glycosyltransferase family 4 protein yields the protein MSARIVYVHTDPLPSAMAGSVFALRTAIGMAQAGLNTLLIMPTAGIDPKQALQRYGVETLPPGLRIELTAALSTRLGPLSIGRQRRFADQVARLSQSFAPQALVVRTLTLADRLLRQGVAAPLIYEAHNWYADLDAKWRGAEELVTPRKLRREARLAAVEARVVPRVAGLVLLQQAMREPFEQAYPGCGPINVLPSGLEIPPQLPQPASDPLAVYLGQLHPHKGLGTMLEALIHAPQLRLLVIGGPALLEHWRSQAAKLGVAQRVEFTGNLPHSQVATQLARARIGVAPLRDCFYNRHLTSPMKVLEYFSAGLPVVGSDLPTVAELVGDERGLLVPPDDPRALAGALLRLIDDQELYSTMRSKIAASLDSLSWRARGAGFARLIRLPRQ from the coding sequence TTGAGCGCACGCATCGTCTACGTGCATACCGATCCCCTGCCCTCGGCCATGGCAGGCAGCGTGTTCGCCCTGCGCACGGCGATCGGCATGGCTCAGGCCGGCCTCAATACGCTGCTGATCATGCCTACGGCCGGAATCGACCCAAAACAGGCCCTACAGCGCTACGGCGTCGAGACCTTGCCGCCGGGACTGCGCATCGAGCTGACAGCGGCGCTGAGCACGCGGCTGGGGCCACTGTCGATCGGTCGGCAGCGGCGCTTTGCCGACCAAGTTGCGCGCCTAAGCCAGAGCTTCGCCCCGCAAGCGCTGGTGGTTCGCACCCTAACCCTGGCCGACCGGCTGTTGCGCCAAGGCGTGGCCGCGCCGCTGATCTACGAGGCGCACAACTGGTACGCGGATCTGGATGCCAAGTGGCGCGGGGCCGAGGAACTGGTCACACCGCGCAAGCTGCGACGCGAGGCGCGGTTGGCCGCGGTCGAGGCGCGCGTGGTGCCGCGAGTCGCGGGCCTGGTGCTGTTGCAACAGGCAATGCGCGAGCCGTTCGAACAGGCCTATCCGGGCTGCGGCCCGATCAATGTGCTCCCCTCGGGGCTGGAGATTCCGCCCCAGCTGCCCCAGCCCGCAAGCGATCCGCTGGCGGTCTACCTGGGTCAGCTCCATCCGCATAAGGGTCTGGGGACCATGCTCGAGGCCCTGATCCACGCGCCGCAGTTGCGACTGCTGGTGATCGGCGGACCGGCGCTGCTCGAGCATTGGCGATCCCAAGCAGCGAAGCTCGGCGTCGCCCAACGGGTGGAGTTCACCGGCAACCTGCCGCACTCGCAGGTGGCGACGCAGCTGGCCCGGGCGCGGATCGGCGTGGCCCCGCTTCGCGATTGCTTCTACAACCGCCACCTGACCTCGCCGATGAAGGTGCTGGAATACTTCAGCGCCGGACTGCCCGTGGTCGGATCGGACCTGCCCACCGTGGCCGAGCTGGTAGGCGATGAGCGCGGGCTGCTGGTGCCGCCGGACGATCCGCGCGCCCTGGCCGGGGCGCTACTGCGTTTAATCGACGACCAGGAGCTATATTCGACCATGCGCAGCAAGATCGCCGCGAGCCTCGATAGCTTGAGCTGGCGCGCACGCGGCGCGGGGTTCGCCCGACTGATCCGGCTGCCGCGACAGTAA